From a single Lactococcus carnosus genomic region:
- a CDS encoding BspA family leucine-rich repeat surface protein, translating to MKQNKLFTLFSLTLLSIGTPLTSMAQAVTIDQDTTAVTAAPIDNTNSAKEQETKSSISDAQKMAEKDTTPPTTEEPKADTKETDPVPTETPASFTRNEPASANSETNLPWGTAPWTFDTESGILTINSGDLGEYKTSPWRRETDNIDGNQIKKIIFTGPTTAPEYSGSLFAKLPNLTEIVNLPNLDTSKATNMDRMFLDCQSLKALDLSNFNTSNVTNTEWMFQDCASLTELNLETFDTSKVTKIWMMFSGCASLTSLDLSKFNTKNVGTMGKLFYGCSSLTSINLSNFDTSGATNMGHMFEGCTSLKNLDLSSFNINDKVTTTMIQMFRDVRLSSLTLGDKFKFIGVDAGLTAPGALNAGDQLTGKWIRKDGNSKAYSSDDFIKKYDKELKAGTYVAELKNDTAILKTDISFSTDSGKTVATNAVIGDQLQGEITVKHTAESPTSSTAVAVKLTNIKLLTDVWALAPTVTITTFDQDGKQTATEVQTISNNEVSLPSLPYGSYLKIRLTGTVWETADVSSSDNCHYTLYHKNKSGAQKVDKSNNFVINSGALSFESVPNISFKDSFLPTEFDQIIDRKDDDYTITVADYRSAKLPSDGTITKPDRVNWDITATASAFKDAAGKTIKLSTMAISFTNKIGEEKELSSAAILIASHDVTGETAKDNHLTQLSWAKEIGFKAVVHNRSGLDTTKYTADVAFDLRTAP from the coding sequence ATGAAACAAAATAAATTATTTACCTTGTTTTCCCTGACACTTTTGTCAATAGGGACACCATTAACAAGCATGGCACAGGCAGTTACAATTGATCAAGATACCACTGCTGTCACAGCTGCGCCAATCGATAATACAAACAGTGCTAAAGAACAAGAAACTAAGTCGTCTATTAGTGATGCACAGAAGATGGCTGAAAAAGACACCACACCTCCAACTACTGAGGAGCCTAAGGCAGATACAAAAGAAACCGATCCTGTACCTACTGAAACGCCAGCCTCGTTCACCAGAAATGAGCCCGCGAGCGCAAACTCAGAAACTAATTTACCTTGGGGAACTGCACCTTGGACATTTGATACTGAATCTGGCATCTTGACGATCAACTCGGGAGATCTGGGTGAATACAAGACCTCCCCATGGCGTCGAGAAACTGATAACATCGACGGGAATCAGATCAAAAAGATTATCTTTACTGGTCCTACGACGGCACCGGAATATTCAGGCTCTCTATTTGCTAAGCTACCAAACTTGACAGAAATCGTTAACTTGCCTAACTTAGATACTTCAAAAGCGACAAACATGGACCGGATGTTCCTTGATTGTCAGTCTCTTAAAGCATTAGATTTATCTAACTTTAATACATCAAATGTAACGAATACTGAGTGGATGTTCCAAGACTGTGCTTCGCTTACAGAACTAAATCTTGAGACCTTTGACACCTCAAAGGTTACAAAAATATGGATGATGTTTAGTGGATGTGCGAGCCTGACAAGTTTAGATTTGTCTAAGTTTAACACCAAAAACGTTGGCACGATGGGCAAGCTATTTTATGGCTGCTCAAGCCTGACAAGCATCAACCTGTCAAACTTTGATACCTCAGGTGCGACAAATATGGGACATATGTTTGAAGGATGTACTTCTCTTAAAAATCTTGATTTGTCTAGTTTTAATATAAATGATAAAGTGACAACAACGATGATACAGATGTTTCGTGACGTCCGACTTTCTAGTTTAACACTGGGTGATAAGTTTAAATTTATAGGAGTCGATGCTGGTCTAACTGCTCCAGGTGCACTAAACGCTGGAGATCAGTTAACTGGAAAATGGATTAGAAAAGACGGGAACTCTAAAGCCTATAGCTCTGACGACTTTATAAAAAAATATGACAAGGAGTTAAAAGCAGGTACCTACGTGGCTGAACTGAAGAATGATACAGCTATCTTAAAAACCGACATCTCGTTTAGCACTGATTCAGGGAAAACAGTTGCGACTAATGCTGTGATTGGTGACCAACTACAAGGGGAGATTACAGTAAAGCATACTGCTGAATCACCGACTAGCTCGACCGCAGTCGCCGTTAAACTAACAAATATCAAGCTTTTGACAGATGTATGGGCATTAGCCCCTACTGTAACAATCACAACATTTGATCAAGATGGTAAGCAAACAGCTACTGAAGTACAGACTATTTCAAATAATGAAGTTAGCCTTCCCAGCTTGCCTTATGGCTCATATTTAAAGATTAGGTTGACTGGGACTGTCTGGGAAACTGCAGATGTATCCTCTAGTGATAACTGTCACTATACGCTCTATCATAAAAATAAATCAGGTGCTCAAAAAGTTGATAAATCAAATAATTTCGTCATTAATAGTGGTGCACTAAGCTTTGAATCAGTACCTAATATTTCCTTTAAGGATAGTTTCTTACCGACCGAATTCGACCAGATAATTGATCGGAAAGATGATGATTATACGATCACAGTAGCAGACTATCGTAGCGCTAAGCTACCGTCTGATGGGACGATAACAAAGCCTGATCGTGTTAACTGGGATATCACTGCCACAGCTAGTGCATTTAAAGATGCTGCTGGTAAAACGATTAAGCTATCCACTATGGCAATCAGTTTTACAAATAAAATAGGGGAAGAAAAGGAACTCAGTTCTGCTGCTATACTAATTGCATCTCACGATGTGACAGGGGAAACTGCTAAAGATAATCATCTTACTCAGTTATCCTGGGCTAAAGAGATTGGCTTTAAAGCAGTCGTCCATAATAGAAGTGGATTAGATACAACAAAATATACCGCTGATGTAGCATTTGATCTGCGAACAGCACCCTAA
- a CDS encoding WxL domain-containing protein — MELKTLLKRTTILASVVTTGVILTNTTVSHADGTTYNGATQAKTQSDLTFIKSDTPTPPRPPGPQPNPAPNPTPNPNKGELMLSYASDLNFGTQLKSDTTFFAKADIDSNGVKFLPFITVEDYRGTERKGWKLTAKQDSPFKSVKDNKKELAGATITFSNLFYDDEAGAPNAASGDITLTTQAVDLATANTTNGVGPWSLGLGRKLEEGVVDYTVDKAGKSTPVKGQVTKGVKLSIPSTSVKNSDRYTTTITYDLIAVPTA; from the coding sequence ATGGAACTTAAAACGTTATTAAAACGCACAACCATCTTGGCAAGTGTTGTAACGACTGGTGTTATTTTAACAAATACGACAGTCAGCCATGCTGATGGTACCACGTATAACGGTGCGACGCAGGCTAAAACACAATCTGATTTGACCTTTATAAAATCAGATACCCCGACACCGCCGAGACCGCCTGGACCACAACCTAATCCAGCGCCAAATCCAACGCCAAATCCAAACAAGGGAGAATTGATGCTCTCTTACGCCTCTGATTTGAACTTTGGTACCCAGCTAAAATCAGATACGACGTTCTTTGCTAAAGCCGACATAGATAGTAATGGCGTTAAATTCTTACCATTTATTACAGTAGAAGATTATCGAGGAACTGAACGAAAAGGATGGAAATTAACTGCTAAGCAAGATAGTCCTTTCAAATCAGTAAAAGATAACAAAAAAGAACTAGCTGGTGCTACCATCACCTTCTCAAATTTATTTTATGACGATGAGGCAGGGGCACCTAACGCTGCGTCTGGCGATATTACCTTAACAACCCAAGCGGTAGATCTCGCGACTGCTAATACGACAAATGGTGTTGGGCCGTGGAGTCTTGGCTTAGGTCGGAAATTAGAAGAGGGGGTAGTCGATTATACGGTAGACAAAGCTGGTAAATCAACACCAGTAAAGGGCCAAGTAACAAAAGGCGTAAAACTATCTATACCAAGCACTTCTGTTAAGAACTCTGATAGGTATACGACTACGATCACTTATGACCTAATCGCAGTTCCAACAGCCTAG